Proteins encoded within one genomic window of Alteribacter populi:
- a CDS encoding UbiX family flavin prenyltransferase translates to MTQGKRVFTVGITGASGAVYGVRLVNALLKADHQVHLIVTEAGWQVFYHELNEDTTDRASCLERLFLNEKDLQIHTLQDFSAPIASGSYKNDGMIIIPCSMGTMAKIAQGISSNLLERTADVMLKEKRPLVIVPRETPLHSIHLGNMKIIGDMGGLIVPAMPGFYHQPQTLDDVINFVVGKVLDQLDVSHDLFTRWGE, encoded by the coding sequence ATGACTCAAGGAAAACGAGTTTTCACAGTTGGAATAACCGGAGCCAGCGGTGCTGTTTATGGAGTTCGTCTTGTAAACGCATTACTTAAAGCAGATCACCAGGTTCATTTAATTGTAACTGAAGCAGGGTGGCAGGTGTTTTACCATGAATTGAATGAAGACACAACTGATCGAGCTTCTTGTCTTGAACGATTGTTTTTAAATGAAAAGGATTTGCAAATTCATACTTTGCAGGATTTTTCGGCTCCGATTGCCAGTGGTTCTTATAAAAATGACGGCATGATCATTATCCCGTGTTCGATGGGAACAATGGCAAAAATCGCGCAAGGAATTTCAAGTAATTTACTAGAGCGTACAGCAGATGTCATGTTAAAGGAAAAAAGACCTCTCGTCATTGTACCACGTGAAACTCCGCTTCATTCTATTCACTTAGGAAATATGAAAATCATTGGTGACATGGGTGGATTAATTGTACCGGCAATGCCGGGGTTTTATCATCAACCGCAAACATTGGATGATGTCATTAATTTTGTTGTTGGAAAAGTTTTAGATCAATTGGATGTCAGTCATGATTTGTTTACTAGGTGGGGGGAATAG
- a CDS encoding menaquinone biosynthesis protein: MSLVIGEISYTNILPIFYYLNRPHLLKRGCSFVPQVPSELNRSMSEGSVDIGGISSFAYAENQETFQLLPQLSVSSARNVGSIFLFSKVPLSQLEGKTVALTSSSATSVHLLKIILGKFCELGVDYVTMEPDFERMMEYDACLLIGDDAIQTYWSNPEGIYRYDLGELWNERTGYPMTYAVVAARTGAIQRHSWLMKDLYDEMISSKKRAQRNHFRDMITSIQYEMGGDRHFWEHYFAGLNHDFTEKQREGLLYYYQLAYDMGFIVHPVRQLSLWQEAENWQSV; the protein is encoded by the coding sequence ATGTCACTTGTGATAGGTGAAATCTCATATACAAACATTCTACCTATATTTTATTATCTAAATCGACCACACCTCCTTAAGAGGGGATGTTCTTTTGTTCCCCAAGTACCATCTGAGCTAAACCGTTCTATGAGTGAAGGTTCAGTTGATATTGGCGGAATTTCATCCTTTGCTTATGCAGAAAACCAAGAGACTTTTCAGTTATTGCCGCAATTATCGGTCTCCTCAGCTCGGAATGTGGGCTCTATCTTTTTGTTTTCGAAGGTGCCGCTTTCTCAGCTTGAAGGAAAAACGGTCGCTTTGACGTCAAGTTCAGCAACGTCTGTTCATTTATTAAAAATTATTTTAGGTAAGTTTTGCGAATTAGGTGTTGACTATGTGACGATGGAGCCGGATTTTGAACGGATGATGGAATATGACGCGTGCCTGTTGATTGGTGACGATGCGATCCAAACTTATTGGTCTAATCCTGAAGGAATCTATCGGTATGACTTAGGGGAATTATGGAACGAGAGAACGGGTTACCCGATGACTTACGCTGTAGTTGCAGCAAGAACGGGTGCGATTCAAAGACATTCATGGCTAATGAAGGACCTCTATGATGAAATGATTTCGAGTAAAAAAAGAGCGCAGAGAAATCATTTTCGTGATATGATAACCTCTATTCAGTATGAAATGGGTGGCGACCGGCATTTTTGGGAACATTATTTTGCAGGTTTAAATCATGATTTTACAGAGAAGCAACGAGAAGGCCTACTTTATTATTATCAATTGGCTTATGATATGGGGTTCATTGTACATCCTGTTCGTCAATTATCATTGTGGCAAGAAGCAGAAAATTGGCAATCTGTTTAG
- the hepT gene encoding heptaprenyl diphosphate synthase component II — MKLMEIYWFLRKDIATIEKELEQNIGAHHPVLKEASSHLLKAGGKRIRPAFVLLSGQFGTYDVNEIKNVAVPLELIHMASLVHDDVIDDAELRRGKKTIKAKWDNRVAMYTGDFMFARAVEMATYCKQQKVHEIISNAMVEMCVGEVEQISDQYNWNQHLKDYLRRIKRKTALLIAVSCQLGAVASGTDYVTRRQLTLFGYNVGMAFQITDDILDFVGTEKELGKPAGSDLKQGNVTLPALYAMDKNPELKEKIVACVKEGDLGESEIKNVITMIKETGAVIFSKQIADRYLLKAKEALHPLPDIQAKKALYEIAEYIGKRKF; from the coding sequence ATGAAACTTATGGAAATCTATTGGTTTTTACGAAAAGATATTGCGACAATTGAGAAAGAACTAGAGCAAAACATCGGTGCTCATCATCCTGTTTTAAAAGAAGCTTCCTCCCATCTGTTAAAAGCAGGAGGAAAGCGGATTCGACCTGCTTTCGTTCTTCTTTCAGGACAGTTTGGCACCTATGACGTCAATGAAATTAAAAATGTGGCTGTTCCTTTAGAGCTTATTCATATGGCGTCTCTCGTTCATGATGATGTGATTGATGATGCTGAATTAAGGCGTGGGAAAAAGACGATTAAGGCTAAATGGGATAACCGTGTAGCAATGTATACTGGCGACTTCATGTTTGCACGCGCAGTAGAAATGGCAACATATTGTAAGCAGCAAAAAGTTCATGAAATTATTTCAAATGCTATGGTTGAAATGTGCGTCGGAGAAGTGGAACAAATTTCAGATCAGTACAATTGGAATCAGCACCTGAAAGATTACTTAAGACGGATCAAAAGAAAAACAGCACTTCTCATCGCTGTAAGTTGTCAGCTTGGCGCTGTTGCTAGCGGGACAGATTATGTTACAAGAAGGCAATTAACACTTTTCGGATATAATGTGGGCATGGCATTTCAAATTACCGATGATATTTTAGATTTTGTTGGAACGGAAAAAGAGCTAGGTAAACCTGCTGGCAGTGATTTGAAGCAAGGAAATGTAACATTACCAGCCCTTTATGCTATGGATAAAAATCCAGAATTAAAAGAAAAAATTGTCGCTTGTGTAAAAGAGGGTGACCTTGGTGAATCAGAGATAAAAAATGTCATTACTATGATCAAAGAAACAGGCGCAGTGATTTTTTCGAAACAAATCGCTGACCGGTATCTGCTTAAAGCAAAAGAGGCACTGCACCCGCTGCCGGATATACAGGCTAAAAAAGCCCTTTATGAAATTGCTGAATATATCGGAAAAAGAAAGTTTTAA
- the ndk gene encoding nucleoside-diphosphate kinase has translation MERTFLMVKPDGVQRNLIGEIVSRFEKKGFTLAGAKMLAISKNLAETHYGEHKERPFFGELVDFITSGPVFAMVWEGDNVIDEARKMMGKTNPQEALPGTLRGDYGVQVSMNVIHGSDSEESAKREIELFFQKDELVSYEKTINKWV, from the coding sequence ATGGAACGCACTTTTTTAATGGTAAAGCCAGATGGAGTACAACGGAATTTAATCGGTGAAATTGTCTCCCGCTTTGAAAAGAAAGGATTTACTTTAGCTGGAGCAAAAATGTTAGCGATTTCAAAAAACCTAGCTGAAACTCATTATGGTGAACATAAAGAACGTCCATTTTTTGGGGAATTAGTAGACTTTATCACCTCTGGACCTGTATTCGCAATGGTCTGGGAAGGTGACAATGTGATAGATGAAGCCCGAAAAATGATGGGGAAAACAAATCCTCAGGAAGCATTACCAGGAACGCTTCGTGGTGATTATGGTGTTCAAGTATCTATGAATGTCATCCACGGGTCTGACTCTGAAGAAAGTGCGAAGCGAGAAATTGAACTGTTCTTCCAAAAGGATGAACTTGTTAGTTACGAAAAAACGATTAACAAATGGGTTTAA
- a CDS encoding CheR family methyltransferase — translation MNVDYLDFKKQIKQKAGIDLSLYKEAQMKRRLTSLREKRGYDTFSDYGMAMNKEPDLFEEFLDRMTINVSEFYRNPERWNILKSKILPRLLTSRRSLKIWSAACSTGEEPYTLAMLLNEIKSDERVKIEATDLDETILKRARAGFYPERSLKDMPREWKSQYFSREILGYRIDDTIKRTVSFRKHDLLNEPFNSGYDLIMCRNVLIYFTEEAKRNLYTKFANALNPGGVLFVGSTEQIFNPKAHGFETEDTFFYRKIKS, via the coding sequence ATGAACGTAGATTATCTTGATTTCAAAAAGCAGATTAAGCAAAAAGCCGGTATTGATCTAAGTCTTTACAAAGAAGCACAGATGAAACGACGATTGACTTCATTACGGGAAAAGCGCGGATATGACACTTTTTCAGATTACGGGATGGCGATGAATAAAGAACCGGACCTATTTGAAGAGTTTTTAGATCGGATGACGATCAATGTATCGGAATTTTATAGAAATCCCGAACGGTGGAACATCTTAAAATCAAAAATTCTCCCGCGCCTCCTGACGTCTCGTCGTTCCTTGAAAATATGGAGTGCGGCTTGTTCAACAGGAGAAGAGCCATACACCTTGGCGATGTTATTAAACGAAATCAAGTCGGACGAAAGGGTTAAAATAGAAGCTACAGATTTAGATGAAACGATTTTAAAGCGTGCTAGAGCAGGGTTCTATCCTGAACGATCACTAAAAGATATGCCTCGGGAATGGAAATCCCAATACTTTAGTCGCGAAATTCTTGGCTATCGGATTGATGATACAATAAAGAGAACGGTCAGCTTTCGTAAACATGATTTACTTAATGAACCTTTCAATTCAGGATACGATTTGATTATGTGTCGTAATGTGTTAATTTATTTTACAGAAGAAGCAAAACGAAACTTGTATACTAAATTTGCTAACGCTCTTAATCCTGGAGGCGTTTTATTTGTAGGAAGTACAGAACAAATTTTTAACCCAAAAGCGCACGGCTTTGAAACGGAAGATACCTTTTTCTACCGAAAAATTAAATCGTGA
- the aroC gene encoding chorismate synthase, which produces MRFLTAGESHGPQLTAIIEGVPSQLSLTEEDINYHLQRRQKGHGRGRRMQIEKDHVQIKSGVRHGKTTGAPITLVVENNDWKHWNKIMGAEPISSEEEKEMKRTISRPRPGHADLNGAIKYEHRDMRNVLERSSARETTVRVAVGAVAQKLLKEFGIEIAGHVLEIGGIVSEIAPEVSSVAEILERTEGSPVRCLDESAEKQMMAAIDDAKNNGDSIGGVVEVVATGLPVGLGSHVHYDKKLDAKVAQSVMSINAFKGVEFGIGFEAARKQGSQVHDEILYDETRGYYRKTNRLGGFEGGMTTGMPVVVKGVMKPIPTLYKPLKSVDIETKEAFEASIERSDSCAVPAAAIVCEHAVSWELANGFLEKFGSDSLEDVKRAYHEYCERARAF; this is translated from the coding sequence ATGAGGTTTTTAACAGCAGGGGAATCTCATGGCCCCCAATTGACTGCCATTATAGAAGGCGTGCCTAGTCAACTTTCACTAACAGAGGAAGATATTAATTACCACCTTCAAAGACGTCAAAAAGGCCATGGGCGTGGACGAAGAATGCAAATTGAAAAAGACCATGTACAGATTAAAAGCGGGGTAAGACATGGGAAAACAACTGGGGCACCGATTACCCTCGTCGTTGAGAACAATGACTGGAAACATTGGAATAAAATTATGGGTGCTGAGCCGATCTCAAGTGAAGAAGAAAAAGAGATGAAGCGAACAATTTCCCGGCCTCGACCAGGACATGCAGATTTAAATGGTGCAATAAAGTATGAACACCGCGATATGAGAAATGTTTTGGAACGTTCTTCAGCAAGAGAGACAACGGTTCGTGTTGCTGTTGGTGCCGTAGCTCAAAAGCTATTAAAAGAATTTGGTATTGAAATTGCTGGTCACGTGTTAGAAATCGGTGGAATCGTAAGTGAGATAGCCCCCGAAGTGAGTAGCGTTGCTGAGATTCTTGAAAGAACAGAGGGCTCTCCAGTTCGGTGTCTTGATGAGTCGGCTGAAAAGCAAATGATGGCAGCGATTGATGATGCTAAGAATAATGGCGATTCAATCGGCGGGGTTGTTGAAGTTGTAGCGACGGGTCTTCCAGTAGGCTTAGGAAGTCATGTTCATTATGATAAAAAGCTTGATGCAAAAGTTGCACAAAGTGTAATGAGTATTAATGCTTTTAAAGGTGTTGAGTTTGGAATTGGGTTTGAAGCTGCCAGGAAACAAGGAAGCCAGGTTCATGATGAAATTCTTTACGATGAAACGAGAGGGTATTACCGGAAAACGAACCGTTTAGGTGGTTTTGAGGGAGGAATGACAACGGGGATGCCAGTTGTAGTAAAAGGCGTTATGAAACCAATTCCGACACTTTATAAGCCACTAAAGAGTGTCGATATCGAAACAAAGGAAGCCTTTGAAGCGAGTATCGAACGCTCCGATAGTTGTGCGGTTCCAGCAGCGGCGATTGTGTGTGAACATGCAGTAAGCTGGGAATTAGCAAATGGCTTTTTGGAAAAATTCGGCTCAGATTCACTGGAGGACGTAAAGCGTGCATATCATGAATATTGCGAACGAGCGAGGGCTTTTTAA
- the aroB gene encoding 3-dehydroquinate synthase — protein sequence MESPILVQSSSHSYPVYIEAGLRHSLYDLLCRRASNLHSQYLVITDGRVKEYYLEDILASFPEECPVHTYAVPSGESSKSLSQYEDLLTYALEKELDRDSLIIALGGGVVGDLAGFLAATYMRGIDFVQVPTTLLAHDSSVGGKVGINHALGKNMIGAFHAPRGVYFDPEVFTTLPIKEWRSGLAEVIKHGLINDYSFYEWTINNIVPESIPDVETIVTLLKHSINIKKTIVENDEKERGIRAFLNFGHTLGHAIEAEAGYGKWTHGEAVVIGMVFALKLSEQHFQTDLKSEAVKKKLEKFGYQTHIPGNLSLNSLINRMKSDKKGKSGQIRFVLLTSFGSPALVSVSVEQLCKQFAMEVDADDSRN from the coding sequence ATGGAGAGCCCCATTTTAGTACAATCGTCCAGTCATTCGTATCCGGTTTACATTGAAGCTGGATTAAGGCACAGTTTGTATGACCTGCTATGCCGGAGGGCATCTAACCTTCATTCGCAATATTTGGTGATCACAGATGGTCGCGTCAAGGAGTATTACCTTGAAGATATTTTGGCATCCTTTCCAGAAGAATGTCCTGTTCATACGTATGCGGTTCCTTCAGGTGAATCATCAAAAAGTTTATCTCAATATGAAGACCTATTAACGTATGCTCTTGAAAAGGAGCTTGATCGCGATTCTTTGATCATTGCATTGGGTGGTGGAGTGGTCGGTGATTTAGCTGGCTTTTTGGCTGCTACATACATGCGTGGAATTGATTTTGTACAAGTGCCGACGACGCTTTTAGCTCATGACAGTAGTGTTGGTGGGAAAGTAGGGATTAACCATGCACTTGGTAAAAATATGATTGGAGCGTTCCATGCACCACGAGGAGTGTACTTTGACCCGGAAGTATTTACGACTTTACCGATCAAAGAGTGGCGGTCTGGGTTAGCTGAAGTGATCAAACATGGACTAATAAATGACTATTCTTTCTATGAATGGACGATAAACAATATCGTCCCTGAATCGATTCCTGATGTGGAAACGATCGTAACTTTGCTCAAACATTCAATTAATATAAAAAAAACAATTGTCGAGAACGATGAAAAAGAACGAGGTATACGCGCCTTTTTAAATTTTGGTCATACATTAGGTCATGCAATTGAAGCAGAAGCAGGTTATGGAAAGTGGACTCACGGAGAAGCTGTTGTGATTGGGATGGTTTTTGCATTGAAATTGAGTGAACAGCATTTTCAAACTGATCTGAAGAGTGAGGCTGTGAAAAAAAAGCTCGAAAAATTTGGGTATCAAACACATATTCCCGGAAACTTATCACTCAATTCTTTAATTAATCGAATGAAATCAGATAAAAAAGGAAAATCAGGTCAAATACGATTTGTGTTATTAACGTCATTCGGATCCCCGGCTTTAGTTTCGGTAAGTGTGGAACAGTTGTGTAAGCAGTTTGCAATGGAGGTAGATGCGGATGATTCGAGGAATTAG
- the aroH gene encoding chorismate mutase codes for MIRGIRGATTVTENEGKEMLKATKVLVETIVKNNHVSPEQISYIWMTASPDLDATFPAGALRMIDGFNRVPVMCAQEIPVDGSLNKCIRVMVIVETERSQKEITHVYLNEARILRPDLVEERF; via the coding sequence ATGATTCGAGGAATTAGAGGCGCAACAACGGTGACTGAAAATGAGGGAAAAGAAATGTTGAAGGCAACAAAGGTGTTAGTAGAGACGATCGTTAAAAATAATCACGTTTCGCCTGAACAAATCAGTTACATTTGGATGACAGCAAGCCCTGACTTGGATGCGACCTTTCCAGCAGGAGCCCTTAGAATGATCGATGGATTTAATCGCGTACCGGTAATGTGCGCGCAAGAGATTCCTGTAGACGGATCTCTTAATAAATGTATTCGTGTTATGGTAATAGTGGAAACTGAGCGTTCACAAAAAGAAATAACGCACGTATATTTAAACGAAGCGAGAATACTGCGCCCTGATTTGGTTGAAGAAAGATTTTGA
- a CDS encoding anthranilate synthase component I family protein, with protein sequence MIETSKSSFLQQANTYGTVPISARVVADTLTPIQLFETFNERAAFLLESRDPLSLWSKYSFIGLDPFLYLEESDGSFLIKNHEGDTQHSYQTFIEAWNTTLARLNVSPHLPDIPFPGGAVGSFSFEAMCLQEEKIQRGDQPAASFVFCQTIMAFHHEREELQIIHFKPLKEGKTRLQSYKESIADVKSMIGQLSKGDTPISRRLFKTEKINEERILGQVKSNVAKADFMRSVDKVKNYIEAGDVFQVVLSQRFEMETTIEGLELYRVLRKLNPSPYMFYIRTLREELVGSSPERLVKVEKDRTIDIHPIAGTRKRGGNEAEDEHLAKDLLADEKERAEHFMLVDLARNDLGKVCKYGTVDTFEMLTVTKFSHVMHLISKVKGELKESTHPIDALLSAHPAGTVSGAPKIRAAEIIQELEVDSRGTYAGTVAYCSFNDTIDSCIAIRTIRLKEKKAYIQAGAGVVYDSVPELEWEETRNKALALINAVHQAKENFTREGIEL encoded by the coding sequence ATGATTGAAACGAGCAAATCTTCATTTTTACAGCAAGCAAACACGTATGGAACAGTTCCTATTTCCGCACGTGTAGTAGCTGACACATTAACTCCAATACAATTATTCGAAACTTTTAATGAACGAGCGGCCTTTCTGCTAGAAAGTCGTGACCCGCTATCTTTATGGTCCAAATATTCTTTTATCGGGCTTGATCCTTTCTTATATTTGGAAGAAAGTGACGGAAGCTTTTTAATAAAAAATCATGAAGGCGATACGCAACATTCCTATCAAACCTTTATTGAAGCGTGGAATACGACTCTTGCTCGGCTAAATGTGTCTCCTCATTTACCTGACATCCCGTTTCCAGGAGGAGCGGTCGGTTCATTTTCATTTGAAGCGATGTGTCTTCAGGAAGAGAAAATCCAACGGGGAGATCAGCCTGCTGCTTCGTTTGTATTTTGTCAAACGATCATGGCTTTCCACCATGAACGAGAAGAACTGCAAATCATCCACTTTAAACCGTTGAAGGAAGGCAAGACGCGTTTGCAATCGTATAAAGAAAGTATTGCTGATGTCAAATCTATGATAGGTCAACTCTCAAAAGGAGATACGCCAATCAGCAGGCGGTTGTTTAAAACTGAAAAAATAAATGAAGAACGTATATTAGGTCAGGTAAAAAGTAATGTAGCAAAAGCTGACTTTATGCGCAGTGTAGATAAGGTCAAAAATTATATAGAAGCAGGAGATGTTTTTCAAGTAGTCCTTTCACAAAGGTTCGAAATGGAAACAACAATAGAGGGATTAGAGTTATATCGAGTATTGCGTAAACTGAATCCTTCTCCGTACATGTTTTATATTCGTACGCTTCGTGAAGAGTTAGTTGGTAGTTCTCCTGAAAGACTCGTGAAAGTAGAGAAGGATAGAACGATTGATATCCATCCGATTGCAGGTACCCGCAAACGGGGGGGGAATGAGGCTGAAGACGAACACCTTGCTAAAGATTTGTTGGCGGATGAAAAAGAAAGAGCAGAACATTTTATGCTCGTCGACTTAGCGCGCAATGATCTCGGAAAGGTTTGCAAATACGGCACAGTTGACACCTTTGAAATGTTAACTGTAACAAAGTTTTCTCATGTGATGCATTTAATTTCAAAGGTAAAAGGAGAACTAAAGGAAAGTACTCACCCAATCGACGCACTACTAAGTGCGCATCCAGCAGGAACTGTATCTGGAGCCCCTAAAATTAGAGCTGCTGAGATCATTCAAGAATTAGAGGTCGACTCTCGAGGAACGTACGCAGGAACAGTTGCTTACTGCAGCTTTAATGACACGATTGATTCCTGCATTGCGATTCGTACGATTCGTCTAAAAGAAAAGAAGGCATATATTCAGGCGGGTGCTGGTGTTGTTTACGATTCTGTCCCAGAGCTGGAATGGGAAGAAACAAGAAATAAAGCACTTGCTTTAATTAATGCGGTTCATCAAGCAAAAGAAAACTTTACACGAGAGGGGATTGAATTATGA
- the trpD gene encoding anthranilate phosphoribosyltransferase → MMNHFIERIFEPESLTEEEAKRTMHQMMSGAMTDEQVSALLSVLRYRGETVAEMTGFAKAMREKSVQINHDKENLIDTCGTGGDGTNTFNISTAVAILLSGSGVPVAKHGNRSVSSKTGSADVLEELGIPIQATKEEAERMIVKHNLCFMFAPVYHSSMKHVAKARKGLGVKTIFNLLGPLTNPARTKHQLIGVYDQTVAQKMAETARNLGVDRALFATGSDGLDELTITGASSLTELQGNKISTYTIKPEEAGLQRGTLTDIQVRNKEESANLIHGTLEGKGNLSARNVILLNAGAALYVCGAANTIEEGVTEARVALENRAGYEQLQRLQTTKERGVLV, encoded by the coding sequence ATTATGAATCACTTCATCGAACGGATTTTTGAACCTGAATCATTGACAGAGGAAGAAGCGAAAAGAACAATGCACCAGATGATGAGCGGAGCAATGACAGATGAACAAGTTTCTGCCTTATTATCCGTGCTACGTTACCGTGGAGAAACGGTGGCTGAAATGACCGGATTTGCGAAAGCGATGAGGGAAAAAAGCGTTCAAATCAACCATGACAAAGAGAATCTCATTGATACGTGCGGTACAGGAGGGGATGGTACAAACACGTTTAATATTTCCACAGCTGTTGCGATCTTACTAAGCGGAAGCGGTGTACCTGTAGCTAAACACGGAAATCGAAGTGTGTCATCGAAAACGGGCAGCGCCGATGTATTAGAGGAATTAGGCATTCCTATTCAAGCGACGAAAGAAGAAGCTGAAAGGATGATTGTAAAACATAATCTCTGTTTTATGTTTGCACCGGTGTATCACTCTTCAATGAAGCATGTAGCAAAAGCTAGAAAAGGACTCGGGGTAAAAACGATTTTTAATCTCCTCGGTCCCTTAACCAATCCTGCTCGGACAAAACATCAGCTCATTGGCGTTTACGATCAAACAGTAGCTCAAAAGATGGCAGAAACAGCGAGAAACTTAGGGGTGGATCGAGCTCTTTTCGCAACAGGGTCTGATGGACTTGATGAATTGACGATTACGGGTGCAAGCTCACTAACCGAATTACAGGGAAATAAAATATCTACCTATACTATCAAACCGGAAGAAGCCGGTCTTCAAAGGGGAACGCTAACAGATATCCAAGTCAGGAATAAGGAGGAAAGTGCTAACCTTATCCATGGCACTTTAGAAGGAAAAGGGAACTTAAGTGCAAGAAATGTCATTTTATTGAACGCAGGTGCTGCTCTTTATGTGTGTGGGGCAGCTAATACAATCGAAGAAGGGGTTACCGAAGCGAGGGTGGCATTAGAGAATCGAGCTGGTTACGAACAGCTTCAACGGCTGCAGACAACAAAAGAGAGGGGAGTTCTTGTATGA
- the trpC gene encoding indole-3-glycerol phosphate synthase TrpC gives MLDHIVEQKRKEVNRIVPENPRPKRKRSFLQALKRPNRQGAVIAEIKKASPSKGTFIEHFDPVAIARAYEQAGADALSVLTDQQFFQGDASYIKKVKSHVSLPVLRKDFIIDQSQIDESANIGADAILLIAAILSPRKLIEFHDYARSLGLDVLVEVHSKEELHRILQEGTPELIGVNNRDLQTFKTNLNHTKEVAKLIPPQAIAISESGIHSCHDVERVLSYGAKGMLIGESLMLAADKISKLEDLFKVR, from the coding sequence ATTTTGGATCATATCGTCGAGCAAAAACGGAAAGAAGTGAACAGGATCGTTCCTGAAAATCCAAGGCCCAAACGAAAGCGTTCATTTTTACAAGCACTAAAAAGACCCAATCGTCAAGGAGCTGTCATTGCAGAAATAAAAAAAGCAAGCCCTTCAAAAGGGACGTTTATCGAGCATTTTGATCCAGTAGCGATTGCTAGAGCATATGAACAGGCTGGTGCTGATGCACTATCTGTTCTTACCGATCAACAATTTTTTCAAGGAGACGCTTCTTATATAAAAAAAGTGAAATCTCATGTATCATTACCTGTTTTACGGAAGGACTTTATTATTGACCAAAGTCAGATCGATGAATCAGCTAACATTGGCGCTGATGCGATTTTATTAATTGCTGCGATTCTAAGTCCGCGTAAACTAATAGAGTTTCATGATTATGCGAGGTCGTTAGGGCTGGATGTGTTAGTAGAAGTTCATAGCAAAGAAGAACTTCACCGTATTCTTCAGGAAGGAACACCTGAGTTAATAGGAGTAAACAATCGAGATCTACAGACGTTTAAAACAAACCTTAACCATACGAAAGAGGTAGCCAAGCTGATCCCTCCGCAGGCCATTGCGATAAGCGAAAGTGGGATTCACAGTTGTCACGATGTTGAGCGTGTACTTTCATACGGAGCGAAAGGGATGTTGATTGGGGAATCTCTTATGCTTGCAGCGGATAAAATAAGCAAGTTGGAGGATTTGTTTAAAGTCAGGTAG